The Hemibagrus wyckioides isolate EC202008001 linkage group LG10, SWU_Hwy_1.0, whole genome shotgun sequence genome includes a window with the following:
- the alpi.2 gene encoding intestinal-type alkaline phosphatase: protein MTIKRKTKSPFNPLKTFKEEVGVETINRKTCVCVCVCMWVYVFLHPLIHTMALQHTLTSGIFILFLINACFSVAPVEEEDPRFWNIKGKEALISALSLKPNVFRAKNLILFLGDGMGVPTVTAARILKGQLAGKNGEETMLTMDMFPHLALSKTYNVDQQMPDSAGTATAYLCGVKANYGTLGLSAAARRGQCSTTLGNEVKSVLHRARAAGKSVGVVTTTRVQHASPGANYAHVADRDWYGDAELPANAASAGCKDISYQLVHNTDINVILGGGRQYMLPVETPDPEYPTTTGSRKDKTNLINEWLKNKQNAHYVWNKTQLNDVDERNTDYLMGLFEPKDTRYELERNPETDPSLTEMMEKAIKILSKNPNGFYLFVEGGRIDHGHHASKAKHALYEAVEFDNAIARAAELTSELDTMTVVTADHSHVFSFGGNSARGSPVMGLSTKTGQDKKPFTTTLYGNGPGYLTGGTRPDLNYTITNSNDYVQQSAVPLSSETHGSEDVAIFAKGPMSHLFHGVQEQSYIAHAMAYAACIEPYADCYLQFAPEPEPNHAVSTRLSVCIMLLGLFTSLIHFL, encoded by the exons ATGACTATCAAGAGGAAAACTAAAAGTCCTTTTAATCCTCTTAAGACTTTTAAGGAGGAAGTGGGCGT TGAGACTATAAACAGaaagacctgtgtgtgtgtgtgtgtgtgtatgtgggtctATGTGTTCCTTCATCCTCTAATTCACACCATGGCTCTACAACACACCCTAACATCTggaatattcattttatttttgattaatgCCTGTTTTTCTGTTGCCCCAG TGGAAGAAGAGGATCCAAGGTTTTGGAACATTAAGGGGAAGGAAGCTCTCATCTCGGCTTTGTCTCTGAAACCAAATGTTTTTCGAGCCAAAAACCTCATCCTTTTTCTCGGAGATG gtatgggGGTTCCAACAGTGACAGCTGCTCGGATTCTAAAAGGGCAGCTTGCTGGTAAAAATGGAGAGGAGACCATGTTAACCATGGACATGTTCCCTCACCTGGCTTTATCCAAG ACGTATAATGTGGATCAGCAGATGCCAGACAGTGCTGGAACGGCCACAGCATATCTGTGTGGTGTGAAAGCGAATTACGGAACACTGGGTCTGAGTGCTGCGGCTCGGAGGGGTCAGTGTAGCACCACCTTGGGCAACGAGGTCAAATCAGTCCTCCACCGTGCCAGAGCAGCAG GGAAGTCTGTGGGTGTTGTGACCACCACACGAGTTCAGCACGCATCCCCAGGAGCTAATTATGCCCATGTTGCTGATAGAGACTGGTACGGTGATGCTGAGCTGCCTGCTAACGCAGCAAGTGCAGGCTGCAAAGACATCTCCTACCAGCTCGTCcacaacactgacattaac gTGATTTTAGGTGGAGGGAGACAGTACATGCTCCCTGTAGAGACTCCTGATCCTGAATATCCTACAACAACCGGTAGCAGAAAGGACAAAACCAATCTGATCAATGAGTGGCTTAAAAACAAACAG AATGCCCATTATGTGTGGAATAAAACTCAGCTCAATGATGTGGATGAGAGAAACACAGATTATTTGATgg GTCTTTTTGAGCCAAAGGACACCAGATATGAGCTGGAAAGGAATCCAGAAACAGATCCATCACTCACAGAGATGATGGAAAAAGCTATCAAGATCCTCAGCAAGAACCCCAATGGATTTTACCTCTTTGTGGAAG GTGGTAGAATAGATCATGGCCACCATGCAAGTAAAGCTAAACATGCACTGTATGAAGCGGTGGAGTTTGACAATGCCATCGCCCGAGCAGCTGAGCTGACCAGTGAACTGGACACTATGACTGTGGTCACCGCTGATCATTCACATGTGTTCTCTTTTGGTGGAAACTCTGCCAGGGGCAGTCCAGTAATGG GACTTTCTACGAAAACTGGGCAAGATAAAAAACCCTTTACCACCACTCTGTATGGGAATGGACCTGGATACCTCACTGGAGGAACACGACCAGATCTTAACTACACTATTACAA aCAGTAATGATTATGTGCAGCAGTCTGCTGTTCCTCTCTCATCTGAAACTCATGGTTCTGAGGATGTGGCTATTTTTGCGAAAGGCCCGATGTCTCATCTTTTCCACGGTGTTCAGGAACAGAGCTACATCGCCCATGCTATGGCTTATGCTGCCTGCATTGAGCCCTACGCTGATTGTTACTTACAGTTTGCTCCCGAACCAGAGCCTAATCATGCTGTATCCACCCGGCTCAGCGTCTGCATCATGCTGCTTGGCCTCTTCACTTCTCTCATCCATTTCCTCTGA
- the ppp1r2 gene encoding protein phosphatase inhibitor 2 isoform X2, with protein sequence MAAPRPIKGILKNKAITKPCPEVPLESTEPTGSGFTDDDQQKKSQKWDEMNILATYHPADKDYGLMKIDEPSTPYNRMVGEDDDDEVHSDSEGNAALTVDDLAKKLAAAEGSGPRCMKEEEEESSEEEEQLSPEELAKKKQFERMRKMHYNEGLNIKLARQLIARELEEEEEDEEEDEEMKDDTETEDINVDPPQDDSLES encoded by the exons ATGGCAGCTCCGCGGCCCATTAaaggcattttaaaaaataaagccatCACCAAACCGTGTCCTGAAGTTCCACTTGAGAGCACTGAGCCGACAGGGTCCGGCTTCACCGACGATGATCAACA GAAGAAGTCACAGAAATGGGACGAGATGAACATCCTGGCCACGTATCACCCAGCTGATAAAGATTACGGTCTAATGAAAATCGATGAACCAAGTACACCATATAACCG GATGGtaggtgaagatgatgatgatgaagtgcaCAGCGATTCAGAAGGTAACGCTGCCCTCACTGTGGACGACCTTGCCAAgaa ACTGGCAGCAGCTGAAGGTTCAGGCCCTCGTTGtatgaaggaggaagaggaggagagcagtGAGGAGGAAGAGCAGCTCAGTCCGGAGGAACTAG CCAAAAAGAAGCAGTTTGAGCGGATGAGGAAGATGCACTATAATGAAGGACTTAACATTAAACTGGCCAGACAGCTGATCGCCAGAGAgcttgaggaggaggaggaggatgaagaggaggatgaggagatgaagGATGACACGGAGACAGAAGACATTAATGTAGATCCTCCTCAAGATG ATTCACTGGAGTCATAG
- the ppp1r2 gene encoding protein phosphatase inhibitor 2 isoform X1: MAAPRPIKGILKNKAITKPCPEVPLESTEPTGSGFTDDDQQKKSQKWDEMNILATYHPADKDYGLMKIDEPSTPYNRMVGEDDDDEVHSDSEGNAALTVDDLAKKLAAAEGSGPRCMKEEEEESSEEEEQLSPEELAKKKQFERMRKMHYNEGLNIKLARQLIARELEEEEEDEEEDEEMKDDTETEDINVDPPQDADSLES, from the exons ATGGCAGCTCCGCGGCCCATTAaaggcattttaaaaaataaagccatCACCAAACCGTGTCCTGAAGTTCCACTTGAGAGCACTGAGCCGACAGGGTCCGGCTTCACCGACGATGATCAACA GAAGAAGTCACAGAAATGGGACGAGATGAACATCCTGGCCACGTATCACCCAGCTGATAAAGATTACGGTCTAATGAAAATCGATGAACCAAGTACACCATATAACCG GATGGtaggtgaagatgatgatgatgaagtgcaCAGCGATTCAGAAGGTAACGCTGCCCTCACTGTGGACGACCTTGCCAAgaa ACTGGCAGCAGCTGAAGGTTCAGGCCCTCGTTGtatgaaggaggaagaggaggagagcagtGAGGAGGAAGAGCAGCTCAGTCCGGAGGAACTAG CCAAAAAGAAGCAGTTTGAGCGGATGAGGAAGATGCACTATAATGAAGGACTTAACATTAAACTGGCCAGACAGCTGATCGCCAGAGAgcttgaggaggaggaggaggatgaagaggaggatgaggagatgaagGATGACACGGAGACAGAAGACATTAATGTAGATCCTCCTCAAGATG cagATTCACTGGAGTCATAG